From the Toxoplasma gondii ME49 chromosome VIIa, whole genome shotgun sequence genome, one window contains:
- a CDS encoding clathrin adaptor complex small chain subfamily protein (encoded by transcript TGME49_280550) translates to MAGLSVSGVALLDSEGERLAVKYPRPAASAQSGAAEEANAKKEGGVKDFASQRQLEQQLVQRFSRLNGRNDVEAFELGGYVALGKSINDVLLFVVAEDGANELLLLEIFNTLTAVLSSLTNGQIGKKQILDNLDGVFLMLDEVFDSGLLLQLDPGVILARINMQDDEAAGASGAGAGGEALSTQAAFNQAISSAKENLIRSLLSGGP, encoded by the exons ATGGCGGGTCTCAGCGTGAGTGGTGTAGCTCTCTTGGACTCTGAGGGGGAACGCCTGGCTGTGAAGTATCCGCGACCGGCAGCAAGCGCCCAGTCTGGCGCCGCGGAGGAGGCGaatgcgaagaaagaaggaggcgtCAAAGACTTCGCTTCCCAGAGACAACTGGAGCAACAGCTCGTCCAAAGATTCTCCAGGCTCAACGGCAGAAATGACG TGGAGGCATTTGAACTGGGAGGATACGTCGCCCTGGGGAAGAGCATTAAcgacgttcttctcttcgtcgtcgcagAGGACGGCGCAAacgagcttcttctcctcgaaaTCTTCAACACTCTCACTGCAGTCCTTTCCTCGTTGACCAA CGGGCAGATTGGAAAGAAGCAAATTCTTGACAATCTTGACGGTGTCTTCCTGATGCTCGACGAAGTCTTCGACAGCGG tTTACTGCTCCAGCTCGATCCGGGAGTGATTCTCGCAAGAATCAACATGCAAGACGACGAGGCTGCCGGCGCGAGCGGCGCGGGCGCGGGAGGCGAAGCGCTGTCGACGCAGGCCGCCTTCAACCAG GCCATTTCGAGTGCGAAGGAAAATTTGATTCGAAGTCTCCTCAGTGGAGGACCCTGA